The Glycine soja cultivar W05 chromosome 3, ASM419377v2, whole genome shotgun sequence genome window below encodes:
- the LOC114406187 gene encoding UPF0160 protein MYG1, mitochondrial-like isoform X2, whose protein sequence is MWAAATKPFVQFQFRRHTTTSLLPILLMANQASLSFSSGSPVHAPLKRVGTHNGSFHCDEALGCFMIRLTNKFNSAEIVRSRDPQVLEDLDAVLDVGGVYDPARDRYDHHQKGFEEVFGHGFSTKLSSAGLVYKHFGKEIIAKELKVDEEHRDVHYIYLAVYKSFMEAIDAIDNGINRYDTDQPPRYVNNTHLSSRVGRLNLDWTDPDQSPEKENEAFQRAMALAGSEFLDSVRFHVNSWLPARSIVMETLEARHTVDPSGEILVLTKLCPEGENKPAKAPLRAQTNEPKAESSSTWWINLLEDAELSRGYWFIENMLSACCFPSCSTALSPFPFFYYFLFAF, encoded by the exons ATGTGGGCTGCAGCAACAAAACCATTCGTCCAATTCCAATTCCGCAGACACACTACTACTTCTCTCCTTCCGATTCTTCTGATGGCAAACCAAGCTTCACTCTCCTTCTCTTCGGGGTCTCCAGTTCACGCGCCTCTGAAGCGCGTGGGCACGCACAACGGAAGCTTCCACTGCGACGAGGCCCTTGGCTGCTTCATGATTCGCCTCACGAACAAATTCAACAGCGCCGAAATCGTTCGCTCCCGAGACCCTCAG GTGTTGGAGGATCTTGATGCTGTTCTTGATGTTGGGGGAGTGTATGACCCTGCTCGAGATCGgtatgatcatcatcaaaaaggatTTGAAGAAGTTTTTGGGCATGGTTTCTCCACTAAATTGAGTAGTGCTGGTCTTGTTTATAAG CATTTTGGAAAGGAGATTATAGCCAAAGAACTTAAGGTAGATGAGGAACACCGAGATGTGCATTACATATATTTGGCTGTTTACAAGAGCTTCATGGag GCAATTGATGCTATAGACAATGGAATCAATCGGTATGATACAGACCAACCTCCAAGATATGTGAATAATACTCATTTATCCTCAAGAGTAGGAAGGCTAAATTTAGATTGGACAGATCCTGATCAGTCACCTGAGAAAGAAAATGAGGCCTTTCAACGTGCAATGGCTCTTGCTGGCAGTGAGTTTCTGGAT AGTGTTCGATTTCATGTCAATTCATGGTTACCAGCAAGGTCAATTGTAATGGAGACCCTAGAGGCTAGACATACTGTTGATCCTAGTGGAGAAATTCTAGTTTTGACTAAATTGTGTCCT GAGGGAGAAAACAAACCAGCAAAAGCACCACTGAGGGCACAAACCAACGAACCAAAAGCAGAATCATCAAGCACCTGGTGGATTAATCTGTTAGAGGATGCTGAGCTGTCAAGAGGATATTGGTTCATAGAAAATATGCTGTCGGCATGTTGCTTCCCATCGTGCAGCACTGCATTGTCGCCATTtccatttttctattattttctttttgcattCTAG
- the LOC114406187 gene encoding UPF0160 protein-like isoform X1, protein MWAAATKPFVQFQFRRHTTTSLLPILLMANQASLSFSSGSPVHAPLKRVGTHNGSFHCDEALGCFMIRLTNKFNSAEIVRSRDPQVLEDLDAVLDVGGVYDPARDRYDHHQKGFEEVFGHGFSTKLSSAGLVYKHFGKEIIAKELKVDEEHRDVHYIYLAVYKSFMEAIDAIDNGINRYDTDQPPRYVNNTHLSSRVGRLNLDWTDPDQSPEKENEAFQRAMALAGSEFLDSVRFHVNSWLPARSIVMETLEARHTVDPSGEILVLTKLCPWKLHLFELEGELKNDPSVKYVLYQDERSKQWRVQAVAVSPDSFQSRKALPSQWQGLRDEELSKESGIPGCVFVHMSGFIGGNKNFDGALAMAKAALTM, encoded by the exons ATGTGGGCTGCAGCAACAAAACCATTCGTCCAATTCCAATTCCGCAGACACACTACTACTTCTCTCCTTCCGATTCTTCTGATGGCAAACCAAGCTTCACTCTCCTTCTCTTCGGGGTCTCCAGTTCACGCGCCTCTGAAGCGCGTGGGCACGCACAACGGAAGCTTCCACTGCGACGAGGCCCTTGGCTGCTTCATGATTCGCCTCACGAACAAATTCAACAGCGCCGAAATCGTTCGCTCCCGAGACCCTCAG GTGTTGGAGGATCTTGATGCTGTTCTTGATGTTGGGGGAGTGTATGACCCTGCTCGAGATCGgtatgatcatcatcaaaaaggatTTGAAGAAGTTTTTGGGCATGGTTTCTCCACTAAATTGAGTAGTGCTGGTCTTGTTTATAAG CATTTTGGAAAGGAGATTATAGCCAAAGAACTTAAGGTAGATGAGGAACACCGAGATGTGCATTACATATATTTGGCTGTTTACAAGAGCTTCATGGag GCAATTGATGCTATAGACAATGGAATCAATCGGTATGATACAGACCAACCTCCAAGATATGTGAATAATACTCATTTATCCTCAAGAGTAGGAAGGCTAAATTTAGATTGGACAGATCCTGATCAGTCACCTGAGAAAGAAAATGAGGCCTTTCAACGTGCAATGGCTCTTGCTGGCAGTGAGTTTCTGGAT AGTGTTCGATTTCATGTCAATTCATGGTTACCAGCAAGGTCAATTGTAATGGAGACCCTAGAGGCTAGACATACTGTTGATCCTAGTGGAGAAATTCTAGTTTTGACTAAATTGTGTCCT TGGAAGCTTCACTTATTTGAGCTTGAGGGAGAGTTGAAAAATGACCCTTCTGTCAAATATGTTCTGTATCAG GATGAAAGAAGCAAACAATGGCGAGTGCAGGCAGTTGCAGTATCTCCTGACAGTTTTCAGAGCCGAAAGGCTCTACCCTCACAGTGGCAAGGGTTAAGGGATGAAGAATTGTCGAAGGAGTCTGGCATTCCAGGATGTGTTTTTGTGCATATGAGCGGATTTATTGGTGGAAACAAAAACTTTGACGGTGCCTTGGCCATGGCGAAGGCTGCTTTGACAATGTAG
- the LOC114406188 gene encoding uncharacterized protein LOC114406188, whose amino-acid sequence MADTVMDCIKAAIVELISSQLKFTAAVDTMATKLDDLLQQLALHNATQHFPSSSSEQSPPPLPLSMPTSPPCSTPMQPSASSLPAPLPMPIAPPCLAPVQPLPAPCRLRFLRLLLIFPISVIHAAISFDNLFSTILRCGHATAPHDKPWENRDMALFGTKSYGTAMVAHKCQPTAFALWTATKPGAFRRNRPWDPGITFGSHGLKPQHLEDKVFLMGLEC is encoded by the coding sequence ATGGCTGACACTGTTATGGACTGCATCAAAGCGGCCATCGTGGAACTCATCTCTAGTCAACTCAAATTCACCGCTGCCGTAGACACCATGGCCACCAAACTGGACGACCTTCTTCAGCAGCTGGCCCTTCACAATGCCACTCAACACTTCCCATCTTCTTCCTCCGAGCAGTCACCACCACCGCTGCCGCTTTCCATGCCGACTTCGCCTCCATGCTCCACACCCATGCAACCAAGTGCCTCATCATTACCGGCCCCGCTTCCCATGCCAATTGCGCCTCCATGTCTTGCACCCGTGCAACCATTACCTGCACCTTGCCGGCTCCGCTTCCTACGCCTGCTCCTCATCTTCCCAATCTCAGTCATTCACGCCGCCATTTCCTTCGACAACCTCTTCAGCACTATTCTTCGTTGTGGCCATGCAACAGCTCCTCATGACAAGCCTTGGGAAAATAGAGACATGGCGCTGTTTGGAACTAAGTCCTATGGGACTGCCATGGTCGCACACAAGTGCCAACCAACTGCCTTTGCACTATGGACAGCTACTAAACCAGGTGCATTTCGCCGGAACAGACCTTGGGATCCCGGTATTACTTTTGGAAGCCATGGTTTGAAGCCCCAACACCTTGAGGATAAGGTGTTTTTGATGGGTCTGGAATGTTAG
- the LOC114406189 gene encoding L-type lectin-domain containing receptor kinase S.4-like, producing the protein MAINILNPQKAQASPSNLSIFEVLDFPHLLMATNLNMLLKFLSLLVFLLIPVSSQQNQLFYAGFKGLKSNNMTLDGVAEIEPNGVLKLTNDSSKVMGHAFYPTPFRFKNSSGGGNKAFSFSSSFALAIVPEFPKLGGHGLAFAIAPTKELKAHPSQYLGLLDSTGIGNFSNHLFAVEFDTAKDFEFGDIDDNHVGIDINSLSSIASASAGYYSGDEDSTKQNVTLQSGVPILAWVDYDAAQSVVHVTISASSTKPKRPLLSYHVDLSPIFEDLMYVGFSASTGMLASSHYILGWSFKINGPALPLDLSSLPQLPGPKKKHTSLIIGVSASVVFLVLCAVLLGIYMYRRYKNADVIEAWELEIGPHRYSYQELKKATKGFKDKGLLGQGGFGSVYKGTLPNSNTQVAVKRISHDSNQGLREFVSEIASIGRLRHRNLVQLLGWCRRRGDLLLVYDFMENGSLDKYLFDEPEIVLSWEQRFKVIKDVASALLYLHEGYEQVVIHRDVKASNVLLDGELNGRLGDFGLARLYEHGTNPSTTRVVGTLGYLAPEVPRTGKATPSSDVFAFGALLLEVACGLRPLEPKAMPEDMVLVDCVWNKFKQGSILDLVDPKLNGVFNEREMLMVLKLGLLCSNSSPTARPSMRQVVRFLEGEVGVPDELKKPGEGGYQEGFDEFLHSLESSSFDQMSTGSYGRTRDMDSSFPSLTDTSLFSPHGKGQTM; encoded by the coding sequence ATGGCAATTAACATTTTGAACCCTCAAAAGGCTCAAGCAAGCCCTTCTAATCTTTCAATTTTCGAAGTTCTTGATTTTCCACATCTTCTCATGGCCACCAACCTCAACATGCTCCTCAAGTTCCTGTCTTTGTTGGTGTTCCTTCTGATCCCAGTTTCATCTCAGCAAAACCAGCTTTTCTATGCTGGATTCAAGGGTTTGAAAAGCAACAACATGACCCTTGATGGGGTAGCAGAAATAGAGCCAAATGGGGTACTGAAACTCACAAATGATTCAAGTAAAGTGATGGGTCATGCTTTTTATCCAACCCCTTTTAGGTTCAAGAACTCTAGTGGTGGTGGTAATAAAGCTTTCtccttttcttcctcttttgctTTGGCTATTGTTCCAGAGTTTCCAAAGCTAGGAGGGCATGGCCTTGCCTTTGCAATTGCACCTACTAAGGAACTGAAGGCTCATCCAAGCCAGTATCTTGGTCTTCTTGACTCAACTGGCATAGGGAACTTCTCCAACCACCTCTTTGCTGTTGAGTTTGACACAGCCAAAGATTTTGAGTTTGGAGATATTGATGACAACCATGTTGGAATTGACATCAATAGTTTGTCCTCCATTGCTTCTGCATCTGCAGGTTACTACTCTGGAGATGAGGATTCAACCAAACAGAATGTCACCCTCCAAAGTGGGGTACCTATTCTAGCTTGGGTTGATTATGATGCTGCTCAAAGTGTGGTCCATGTCACAATTTCTGCATCTTCTACCAAACCAAAAAGGCCACTCTTGTCCTATCATGTGGATCTTTCACCAATCTTTGAGGATTTAATGTATGTTGGGTTCTCTGCATCAACAGGGATGCTTGCTAGCTCCCATTACATCTTGGGTTGGAGCTTCAAGATCAATGGGCCAGCTCTACCCCTTGATCTCTCTTCTCTCCCACAGCTTCCAGGGCCAAAGAAGAAACACACGTCTCTGATAATTGGGGTTTCAGCCTCTGTTGTTTTTCTTGTATTGTGTGCTGTCTTATTAGGCATCTACATGTACAGAAGGTACAAGAATGCTGATGTTATAGAAGCTTGGGAGCTTGAGATTGGGCCACATAGGTACTCCTACCAAGAACTCAAGAAAGCAACAAAAGGGTTCAAGGATAAAGGGCTGCTTGGACAAGGTGGGTTTGGTAGTGTTTACAAAGGAACATTGCCAAATTCCAATACCCAAGTTGCTGTTAAGAGAATTTCACATGACTCCAATCAAGGCCTTAGGGAATTTGTGTCAGAAATAGCCAGCATAGGCCGGCTTCGCCACCGGAATTTGGTTCAGCTGCTGGGGTGGTGTCGCCGCCGTGGTGACCTCCTCCTTGTGTATGACTTCATGGAAAATGGGAGTTTAGACAAGTACTTGTTTGATGAGCCAGAAATAGTCTTAAGTTGGGAGCAAAGGTTTAAGGTCATCAAGGATGTTGCTTCAGCCCTTTTGTATCTTCATGAGGGCTATGAGCAGGTGGTGATACATAGAGATGTGAAGGCTAGCAATGTGCTTCTAGATGGTGAACTCAATGGAAGATTAGGAGATTTTGGATTAGCAAGGTTGTATGAACATGGGACTAACCCAAGTACCACAAGGGTGGTTGGAACCTTGGGCTATTTGGCACCCGAGGTGCCTAGGACAGGGAAGGCAACTCCTAGCTCCGATGTTTTTGCATTTGGTGCACTTTTACTAGAGGTGGCATGTGGACTCAGACCACTTGAGCCAAAGGCAATGCCGGAAGATATGGTTTTGGTTGATTGTGTTTGGAACAAATTCAAACAAGGGAGCATACTCGATTTGGTGGACCCTAAACTAAATGGTGTTTTTAATGAAAGAGAGATGCTCATGGTGTTGAAATTAGGGCTTCTGTGTTCAAACAGTTCACCCACTGCTAGGCCTAGCATGAGACAGGTGGTGAGATTTTTAGAAGGAGAAGTTGGCGTGCCAGATGAGTTGAAAAAGCCGGGAGAGGGAGGTTACCAGGAGGGTTTTGATGAATTCTTGCACtcacttgaatcttcttcaTTTGATCAGATGAGCACAGGTTCATATGGTAGAACTAGAGACATGGATTCTAGTTTTCCTTCTTTAACTGATACATCTCTTTTTAGTCCCCATGGTAAAGGACAAACAATGTGA